A window of Rufibacter sp. LB8 contains these coding sequences:
- a CDS encoding alpha/beta fold hydrolase — protein sequence MESYYAPSVSYWDGRGTRVRDNGLLKPSSALNQSNPVLFIHGYNNDQRDASAAYTRFMGLLGSPAGPNARVVGVYWPGHNWEGALFYMQAIGKAKEVAPKLAQDLYTQARNRGYLKVDIVAHSLGCRLTLETVREILALRRRDGERHILPACLVVGKVVFMAGAVPTAYLDDIARLKAALGSFEGSLSLYSENDTVLRYAFPVGQSLVGERFFPTALGRQEWTRGNRLFPGLRQARNPGAGHSDYWGDGKNANSKGFAATAVKSFLSLDSLAPRATASRQAAAFRTVAGARHIDERNVAARP from the coding sequence ATGGAGAGCTACTACGCGCCTTCCGTCTCCTATTGGGATGGGCGGGGCACCCGGGTGAGGGACAACGGGTTGCTAAAGCCGTCCTCCGCCTTGAACCAGTCCAATCCGGTTCTTTTCATACATGGCTATAACAACGACCAGCGGGACGCCTCCGCCGCGTACACGCGGTTTATGGGCCTACTGGGCTCCCCCGCCGGTCCGAACGCCAGGGTGGTGGGGGTGTACTGGCCGGGCCATAACTGGGAGGGCGCCTTATTCTACATGCAGGCCATCGGCAAGGCCAAGGAGGTGGCTCCCAAGCTCGCCCAGGACCTTTACACCCAAGCCAGAAACCGGGGCTACCTCAAGGTGGACATAGTGGCGCATTCCCTGGGGTGTCGGCTCACGCTGGAGACCGTGCGTGAGATTCTGGCGTTACGGAGGCGGGACGGAGAGCGACATATTCTGCCTGCCTGCCTGGTGGTCGGCAAAGTCGTCTTCATGGCGGGGGCGGTCCCCACCGCGTATCTGGATGATATCGCCAGGCTGAAAGCCGCCTTAGGTTCTTTCGAGGGGTCACTAAGCCTGTACTCTGAAAATGACACCGTTCTCCGGTATGCCTTCCCGGTGGGCCAGTCCCTAGTGGGGGAAAGGTTCTTCCCGACAGCTTTGGGGCGGCAGGAATGGACTAGGGGAAACCGGCTCTTCCCCGGCCTGCGGCAGGCCCGCAACCCAGGGGCCGGCCACTCCGACTATTGGGGGGATGGGAAAAACGCAAACAGCAAAGGGTTCGCCGCTACCGCCGTGAAGAGCTTTTTGTCCCTGGACTCCCTTGCCCCGAGAGCCACCGCCTCCCGGCAGGCGGCCGCCTTCCGCACAGTTGCCGGGGCCCGGCATATCGATGAGAGGAACGTGGCTGCGCGGCCTTAG